The window tgtagtgtccagagcatggaggcgctatcaggagacaggccagtacatcagaagatGTGGATGAGGCTGTAAGAGGGCAGAAGAACCCCCTACCTGCCTTTGTGTAAGGAGGGTCAGGAAaaagactccatgagggtggtgtGAGGGCTTGACATCCACAAGTGGGGGTTGTGCtcacagcccaacaccatgcagcatgtttggcatttgccagagaacaccaagattggcaaattcgccactgacaccatgtgctcttcacagatgaaagcaggttcacactgagcacatgtaaACCACATACTGTCCAGGAGTCAGCGGAaactttagtccaggtctgggaggaggtcCCTCAGGAggccatctgccacctcatcaggaacatgtgcaggcattgtagggaggtcataaaggcacgtggaggccacacacccTACTGAACCAAATTTTCACTGGTTTTAAGGACATtccatcaaagttggatcagcctgtagataaatttgatttccatcgaaaaagtgtgtgtgatttagCTGTCACCATGTTCaattatgtaaagaacaaagtatttaatgagAGAATATATATAATTCAGATTTataatgtctttatgttttttattcttttgagCAGTTTATATAGAtcgtgaaagtgattgttttcaTTGCGGTAAActgcatagcacagcacacaacaaaattgtgTTCTGCATTTAATCAGTCACCCTTCAGGCACCGTCTAGTGGTGCATCtttatacctgtgtgtgtgtgtgtgtgttgttttcagttctcccAGGTAGTTACTGGATCTCAACGATGGGTGGAGGAACTTGACCTTGTGGGATTAAATATTGGAAGATGTAAGCGcatgaaataaatgtgtttatcaAATTATTTAATGCACCCCCTTGTTTTGAACGCTCCTGACCTATAATTGCATTCCATAATTATTGataagcaactttttttttattgcaaaactGTAGTGTCGGTCCTCTCTTTCAGGAAGTGTGCATCTTGGTATTTTTAAGTTTGGGGTCTCTGTCTGTAGAAGAGGGTACTGTAGCTCATGGTGGTGGGTTGCTATGGAAACCGTGCTCTGTCAGTGAGCAGTTGTTGCGTGTTCATTTGTCAAACCTTCATGACCAAATAAACacacttaatattttttgtttagtgtTGCTATGGATACATATGTTTGACAAttgattatttgtatttttttatgaatttctttgcCCATGTTAATAATGAagtttttgaatgttttctgccTGTATTGCTGGCAGTTTGTCGGTTCGGTTGCTGTGGCTCGTAGCTCTTGTGGTGTTTTGTGTCGGTCCATGCTCTCTCCCCAGAGGTCAGTCATGTGTACAGTGATGTGCTGTACAGAGCTGGAGTGTGAGCTCACAACGTGCCCGGCCATGTGTGGGAGCATACGTGGGCACACGTGCCAATGTATGCTCCAGTGCTGATgctcgctctgtgtgtgtgtgtgtgtgtgtgtgtgtgtgtgtgtgtgtgtgtgtgtgtgtgtgtgtgtgtgtgtgtgtgtgtgtacttagGTGAAATGGATGATGTACTGGATTGTATTTGCGCTCTTCACAACAGCAGAAACATTAACGGACCTGGTCCTTTCATGGTGAGTTCCACAGTATTTTTCAGGTTTAGTATTTTATCACATCCCATCTATTTTATACCCTCACTGCAATGCATTTTTCATATTGTAAAAAGTGAGATGTACTATTTACAAAAAGACAGCCATATTTGGCCAGTGTCTAAGGTTGCAACGGGATGGGCTTTTTCAGGTTTCCATTTTACTTTGAGCTGAAGATTGCCTTTGTCATATGGCTGCTGTCTCCATACACCAAGGGCTCCAGTGTTCTCTACCGCAAATTTGTGCACCCCACCCTCTCCAACAAGGAGAAGGTcagtgctgcagtttttttttttttttacaacaaagtATAGAATGGAACCTATGTCTGATCACCAACTTACGATGGTCAGAAGTTTTCAGTTTTAATTGGTGTGTAACTACTAACATCTCAAATCTATATGCACCATTGGTCTGTTTAGCATTAACCGTGTCTTAACTCCACTGTGCAAAAATGGAAATTGCAGGAAATCGACGAGTACATCAGCCAGGCCCGGGACCGCAGTTATGAGACCATGATGCGCTTTGGGAAGCGAGGACTGAACATTGCGGCCAGCGCAGCCGTTACGGCAGCCGCCAAGGTGGGATTCTGTCTGTCCCTTTAGAGAATATCACtgtcactcactatccataaacGCTGAATCCAGAACTGGGCACATCCCAGCCCATCCGTATTTAGAAGATAATATCAAATTGCAGGAAGCCTTAAGAACTCTGACATAACTAATGAAGGAAAAAGTCATTTTCATCTCCACTAGTTTCTAAAAAGCAACAACCGTAAAGCTCAGTGCTTGCTGATGTTTCTGAATTTCCAGTAGTGCAACTTGTAGTGATTTAAAACTGTGCTTGGTCCCTGAAACCGCATTGGTTTGACCCAGGGACAGGGTGTGCTGTCGGAGAAGCTGCGCAGCTTCAGCATGCAGGACCTCACGCTCATCCAGGACGAGGAGGATCTCCACCTTCGCGCCGGTGAAGCTCGCCTGCGCACGCCCATGGCCACGCTGCGGGACCCCGTGGATGATGTGACCGGGGCCAACGGGACACCACGGGCCAAACCCGTTACACGGCAGAGTACGATCACAGGCTTTTAATGCAGTTGCACCTGAAAGTCTAAAAGTCTGTTTTATTCTCATCAGCATCTGCACTGTATACACTAATTTAGAAATGAACAAAGTCCTGTTCATGCAGCATTGCcaattgaaaataataataggaCTGACATTTTCTCTTTGGAACATTTTATATGGTTAattaaattgattaatttttataaatttatGATCAGCACAACATGACTTAAAGCCAACCTTATGTAAACTGGGCTAAATGAAACTAAtgtgaggtgtttttttttttttttttttttttttttttttttccattagaaAAAGTTTTGGATTTTCTGATATTCCAGATTCTTTTTAACAGACATCAGACCCACTTTGTAGGCTGTGTTTAAACAGGCAGCTGTGTAAAAAATCtgcagttgccatggcagcagCTATTTTGGGAGTGCCAGATTTTCAAATTGAGACCTAATTTAAGGTCTCCGAAAAAGTCACGTTACCCAGGACATCTTGAGACAATCTTGATGGTTTGCAGATTTCAGGACTCTCTGGACAAATTAATTACGTGATCGGTAGTTTTGCGGCAAAGGTGCAACACTAAACGTGCAGAACTCCCAGCCCTCGCGTTTGACTGTTCGTGTTGGTGGTGTTGGTGAGGGCTGCATCATGGTTCTGAAGGTTTCTGGCCTGAGCAGCAGGCCGCTGTCAGCTGATCTGAATgagggtggatggatggagggagggagggtctGGGCTCTGGCCAATCCTGTGGAACAGAGGCTCCTCAGAACATCCTGACtacaaatttgtgttttttttttttttttttccccccctctgGTTTGAAAAGAGCAACCGCACAGAAATGGGTGATGAGGAAGGCTAATGGGATTAAAACTGGCCAAAGCCAAGAACCTCTTTCCAGAGAGCATCCTGCCAGACACCAGAAAAGTTGAGAGggtttgagaaaaaaaaaaaaaaaaaaaatgctcttgtGGTTTCCCAGCTCGCTCTTCACCTGCACCAGTTGCAGATGAAGTCCATGCTTCCAGGTCTGAGGGTGACCCGTCGGACATGAGGACTGAACAGTCAGACGAGGACACTGGGGACAAAGCCCCCAAACGTACGGCAAGCGTCAAAGTGGCCAAGAAGCCTGCTGCTGCCAAGACAGAggtactattattattattatatattttttaacgtTTGTTACATCTTGCACCTTTGCAAGTAGAGTCTCATTTGGTTCATGCTGCACATTTATATCATAACAATGATCTAGATAATATATCGATGACATAAAGTTCATCACGCCTGTTTTTCATTAGTTGTCACTTTACTTGTTCGTATTTACACTGGTAGCTTTATCCAGGTATGTAAGACTTATTAACAGGTTCTGGAGAATCTTTGAACCAACTGCAGCAACTATTTTGACATATATAGTGTTAGTTCCTGCTGCAACACCTGTTTTTGGGGCTTCAGAGTTCTGGTATTTGATTGTCATTGAGTTTGAAGCCTTGGTTGTGACGTAACGGGTTCTACTGCCCCTGACATAATTCAGCAGCACCGCCCTGATGCCGTAGTAGCTGTTGATTTAACCGTTCGACGGCCCTTTCTCCACCAGGCAGCCAAGACCGTGAAGAAGCAGCCAAAGAAGAAGACGACCACTGCAACCAGTAATAATACCGCCGAGACGCCCTGAAGCTCAACCTTCCACTTCAagacgcacacacgcacacacacccacacacacacacacacacacacacataccatcaGGAAACACTCAATTCTCACGTGCTAGTGGAGTGTAGCAGGATTCTTCTCACATTATATCAGCAACACTCTTTTAATGCAGCCATCCACTTGTCTCTGCATTAATGTAAGTGTGTGAGGGAGAAGTGGAGAAAATCACTCATTGGCTGACCTTCAATTCTTCCTCTGTCAACTCGTCCAGTCGTGGACAGCTAGTGTGTCCACATCTTGGCTTTGTGTCTTCGTGAAGTGAAGGCCAGTCCATGGTGGGTTTCCCTGTCGTTTACTTTGGTGCATCAGTACAAAAGGCTGCTTGTGAGCAACTATAATATaaatttatcttattttatgtgGAAAACCGTTCATGTCATAATCAAATGATACTCTTTCCACGCAGCATATGCATATGGGGCTTTTTCATCCTCttcactatacacacacatgcacactattTAGGTCAATGCATTTTATGGCTATGGTCTTAGAATTGATGGTACATTTTAAGGTATTGTGTTTTTAGGCCTGTTACAGGCACCTAATGTCCTCCTGCTCTGGCTAGACCAACATCCTGTAGGGAATGCATCTCCATGGCATCCTTTATAGGATGTAGGGTGTCTGTCCAGTGCATTGACAAGGGGCCACTGACTCTACATATTTTTaaggctttttattattattattatttcatcttATTTAGAAAATGTACTAAATACTAAAGGCCAGGATAGCGCTAGAGGTCATCAGGGGTCCCAAACTCAATTCCTACAGGACAGCACTCTGGACCTTGTGGCTCTTAGTTGTGTAGCGCTTTGAACACCAGAGGGCAAACTCCTTAATTTGCTGGaatcaaatgtattttgtaaataGTACTACTGACTGTATCATTTGAGCTTGCTTgccttattttctttaaaaaatttatttttttttttttgctttctacAGCAAACGTGAGATTCACACgaacatttcattttctaatgCAATTTCTGACtaccatttttcatttcatttaatttttctcATTGTTTCAGTTTTCCATTGTGGGGTTTACAGAAAGGCTCAGCCGGATTTCAAAATTTTAATGGAGATAAGACTGAAaatcataaactttttttttttcctctgtggtACTTTAGCTGTCTCtattgaaaccttttttttattattatttatttatgcctcattttgttttcatttgaagTCACAATCACTGTGAGATTTTCATTTGTGagaattattaatatattcttTTGTGCCAATACTCCACTGTAATAAAGAATGAGAAATAATTGTGCTGGGACTCTGTTAGCCGCCATATACAGTATACAAGGTACTGATTTCAGAAACTGCTAATAAAAGTATTACAGATTTGTATGTGCTTCATCTTTGTGTAAAGACTAGTTTTAGGgcactttttaatattattttgcatAGAAAGAAAACTAATGCCATTTATGCTAATCTGTGACTAGTTAGGTTAACTGCTATGCGCTAATAGTCTGATTTATAGATGCTGATGTTTACAACATCATTCTTCCCACAATTTGCACAAGATGTTCTCAGTTAAAAATAATCTAGGAGATggattttcttcatttttagtCTACATCAGAAAATGTTCCAAGTTACGTTGACTTTCTATATTCTTGTAATGGCATTTAATTTTGAGTTGGAATAACTTGTGTATGTCAAGTAAACCTATATTGTTCTCTTAACTCTCTTAACTGTTTAGTTAACAGAGTTAACTAAACCAAAACGTTCAATTTAACTTAGAAAACCAATTACATcagaaaaaataagtaaatatacTTAGTGAAcaagattctttttttaaacaatgtgcTTATAATTTAACTAACCCGagttagtaatttttttttagtaattacTGCAATATGATTGTTCACTGCACtacataatatataattatccacactttgcatttcattaaaatcgGAATGACTAATTTGtttcaaaacaaaaataaatgtttttatgcacaactatgcaacaacaacaaaaaaaaaaacagactttatattattttaatttaggCAGTCTATTACATTTTGCTGTAATTTTGCAATTTGGTTGACCCATGTCTTTCGGTTTCAGTGTAATGCTCTCTTCTTCCACATGATGTCGCCATTGACTATGTGAACTACTGCGTGGCGTGTGTAGTTGGTGTTTGTCTCTAATGATGAGCCACACTTTCTGTTAACTGAACTGCCCCTCTGTTTTTTCACTGATACCTGAGCCACTGAGCCAGATACCTGAGTCAGATTAGCATGCAAAACATCTACAATATGCACATCTAAAATGATTACA of the Denticeps clupeoides chromosome 18, fDenClu1.1, whole genome shotgun sequence genome contains:
- the LOC114768015 gene encoding receptor expression-enhancing protein 2-like isoform X1; the encoded protein is MVSWMISRIVVLAFGTLYPAYSSYKAVKTKNVKEYVKWMMYWIVFALFTTAETLTDLVLSWFPFYFELKIAFVIWLLSPYTKGSSVLYRKFVHPTLSNKEKEIDEYISQARDRSYETMMRFGKRGLNIAASAAVTAAAKGQGVLSEKLRSFSMQDLTLIQDEEDLHLRAGEARLRTPMATLRDPVDDVTGANGTPRAKPVTRQTRSSPAPVADEVHASRSEGDPSDMRTEQSDEDTGDKAPKRTASVKVAKKPAAAKTEAAKTVKKQPKKKTTTATSNNTAETP
- the LOC114768015 gene encoding receptor expression-enhancing protein 2-like isoform X3 encodes the protein MMYWIVFALFTTAETLTDLVLSWFPFYFELKIAFVIWLLSPYTKGSSVLYRKFVHPTLSNKEKEIDEYISQARDRSYETMMRFGKRGLNIAASAAVTAAAKGQGVLSEKLRSFSMQDLTLIQDEEDLHLRAGEARLRTPMATLRDPVDDVTGANGTPRAKPVTRQTRSSPAPVADEVHASRSEGDPSDMRTEQSDEDTGDKAPKRTASVKVAKKPAAAKTEAAKTVKKQPKKKTTTATSNNTAETP
- the LOC114768015 gene encoding receptor expression-enhancing protein 2-like isoform X2, with protein sequence MVSWMISRIVVLAFGTLYPAYSSYKAVKTKNVKEYVKWMMYWIVFALFTTAETLTDLVLSWFPFYFELKIAFVIWLLSPYTKGSSVLYRKFVHPTLSNKEKEIDEYISQARDRSYETMMRFGKRGLNIAASAAVTAAAKGVLSEKLRSFSMQDLTLIQDEEDLHLRAGEARLRTPMATLRDPVDDVTGANGTPRAKPVTRQTRSSPAPVADEVHASRSEGDPSDMRTEQSDEDTGDKAPKRTASVKVAKKPAAAKTEAAKTVKKQPKKKTTTATSNNTAETP